From Cyprinus carpio isolate SPL01 chromosome A7, ASM1834038v1, whole genome shotgun sequence, a single genomic window includes:
- the LOC109073711 gene encoding LOW QUALITY PROTEIN: MARVEL domain-containing protein 3-like (The sequence of the model RefSeq protein was modified relative to this genomic sequence to represent the inferred CDS: substituted 1 base at 1 genomic stop codon): MPESSRHHHTRDKDYSSRDRRDEGGHEDRIYRDDSSRSHREKQRYADTQRDTRYNRQGVPSYTETSSSYYDDSQPYHHKGALYNLRYITTSRGICQAMGFFLILLIVICAGVNHSNSGRYRDIASLGGLYQYYYGGANAFTGAEAQKVQQLEDQLYHQTSPYVYSMVACGGALMLYACATLALXVFRMPYRFPPLLLAEALLDVLLGLGFIPAIAFYFIKLQEIYNNPICKEREAMYSSKGHRGFECNLNGADIAGGLFGVLGIIIFPISAVLAIRALIRVRKMKQRPTEDNNL; the protein is encoded by the exons ATGCCAGAATCAAGCCGGCATCATCATACAAGGGACAAGGACTACTCTAGTCGAGACAGGAGAGATGAAGGTGGACACGAGGACAGGATATATAGAGACGACAGTTCACGAAGCCACCGAGAGAAGCAAAGATACGCTGACACACAAAGGGACACCCGTTATAATAGGCAGGGAGT GCCCAGTTACACCGAGACATCATCTTCATACTATGATGACAGTCAACCCTATCATCATAAAGGGGCACTTTACAACCTGAGATACATCACAACAAGCAGAG GCATCTGTCAGGCCATGGGATTCTTCTTAATCTTGTTGATTGTCATCTGTGCTGGAGTGAACCACAGTAACTCGGGTCGGTATCGGGATATCGCCAGCTTAGGAGGTTTGTACCAGTACTATTACGGAGGAGCAAACGCATTCACCGGAGCCGAGGCgcagaaggtccagcagctcgaAGACCAGTTGTACCACCAAACTTCCCCTTACGTCTACAGCATGGTGGCATGCGGCGGGGCGCTGATGCTTTACGCTTGTGCCACGCTGGCCCTCTGAGTGTTTCGCATGCCCTACCGTTTCCCTCCTCTGCTGCTGGCTGAGGCTCTGCTGGATGTGCTCCTAGGTCTCGGTTTTATTCCTGCCATCGCTTTCTACTTCATAAAGCTGCAGGAGATCTACAACAACCCCATCTGTAAAGAGAGGGAAGCCATGTACAGCAGCAAAGGTCACAGAGGATTCGAGTGCAATCTCAACGGGGCGGACATAGCTGGAGGCTTGTTTGGTGTTCTGGGAATTATTATATTCCCCATAAGCGCTGTGTTGGCCATCAGAGCTTTAATAAGGGTGCGGAAGATGAAGCAGAGGCCGACAGAAGACAACAACCTGTGA